A region of Alteromonadaceae bacterium 2753L.S.0a.02 DNA encodes the following proteins:
- a CDS encoding CzcA family heavy metal efflux pump, producing MFRWIIGSSLKFRFLLLALSALMMIFGVEQLRKMPVDVFPEFAPPKVEIQTIGIGMTPEEVEQFITMPLENILQSTPGLDVIRSKSVRALSQVVLIFKRGEDLIAARQRVQELLQVAIAGFPQSVGTPVMLQPMSSTSRVMKIGISSDKLDLMDLSMLAYWKIKFRLMSVPGVANIPIWGERIKMLTVQADPTLMNAHNVTLDEVLDTTSNALDFGLLQHTSASKNRIGGMIDTANQRMSIHHQYPTFNPDHLANVPIALSKKRPTPPPLLSDIGDVVWDTWPMMGDAVINDGEGLLLIVEKLPWANTLEVTRGIEAALEELKVGLPDVAIDSEIFRPATFIEQSIHNLGRTLVLGAILVIIVLMAFLYEWRVALISVIAIPLSLVAAGIVLWLLGTTINTMILAGLLVAVGSVVDDAVIDVENIVRRLRQHQQQGDKKSVARVIVDASMEVRPAIMQATLIIILAVVPVFFMGGLSGAFFEPLAFSFLLAMLASMVVAMTVTPALCYMLLNRKVLEHKESPLVPWLKSKYANLLAAIIAAPRRTAGVTFAIVLAGLAVIPFLGESLLPEFKERDFLMHWVPASGTSLPETFRITQAASRELRQIPGVRNFGAHIGRAVSGDEPYGVQFTENWISVDPKVDYDETRGKIEAAVEGYPGMRRDVQTYLKERIREVLTGSGDSIVVRLSGSDIHKLTEVGDQVYEQLRDIPGFIDVSVGQQKTIPQLQVRVNLDKAAAVGLKPGEVRRVISTLMSGQEVTDIHRNGKVYDVVVWSPVEVRNNPDKIGDLMVDTPYGGRVRLRDIAELKLVPGLGAIKRENGFRHLDVKGNVVGRGLGAVASDVAERLATVQFPEGYHPEILGEYKERQVARRNLLMASLFVTLAILLILNSTFRNFRLALMVYLSLPAALVGALLAIFLGDRMISLGALVGIITILGIAARNGILLIQHYRYIEKEEFEPFGIDLVMRGASERLSPILMTTLCTALALFPLVIAGSIPGHEIEHPMAVVILGGLLTSTSLTLFIVPLLYLKFGRTEAKAAIDLRKLSAAATGV from the coding sequence ATGTTTAGATGGATTATTGGTTCGAGTTTAAAGTTTCGCTTTCTTTTGTTGGCGCTTTCCGCATTGATGATGATTTTTGGCGTTGAGCAGCTTCGTAAAATGCCTGTGGATGTATTTCCCGAATTTGCACCACCAAAAGTAGAAATTCAGACCATCGGAATTGGTATGACGCCCGAAGAGGTGGAGCAGTTTATCACCATGCCATTGGAAAATATTCTGCAATCTACACCTGGTTTGGATGTGATTCGCTCCAAGTCAGTACGAGCATTATCTCAGGTAGTGCTTATCTTCAAACGCGGTGAAGATTTAATTGCCGCACGGCAGAGGGTGCAGGAGTTGCTACAGGTGGCGATTGCCGGATTTCCCCAGAGCGTAGGCACACCCGTAATGTTACAACCTATGTCATCCACAAGTCGTGTGATGAAAATAGGTATTTCTTCCGACAAGCTTGACTTAATGGATTTATCGATGCTGGCTTATTGGAAAATAAAATTTAGGCTTATGTCAGTTCCTGGCGTTGCCAACATCCCAATATGGGGAGAGCGCATTAAAATGTTGACGGTGCAGGCCGACCCAACGCTCATGAATGCGCACAATGTTACTCTGGATGAGGTGTTGGATACCACTTCTAACGCTTTGGATTTTGGCCTGCTGCAACATACCAGCGCTTCGAAAAATCGTATTGGCGGCATGATAGATACCGCAAATCAACGTATGTCCATTCATCATCAATACCCAACTTTTAATCCTGACCACCTCGCAAATGTGCCCATCGCTCTTAGCAAAAAACGGCCTACGCCACCGCCATTACTAAGCGATATCGGCGATGTGGTTTGGGATACCTGGCCTATGATGGGCGACGCGGTGATTAACGATGGCGAGGGTCTGTTGCTGATTGTTGAAAAACTTCCCTGGGCCAATACGCTCGAAGTAACGCGAGGCATCGAAGCTGCACTGGAAGAACTAAAAGTTGGCTTGCCGGATGTCGCCATAGATAGCGAAATCTTTCGTCCCGCCACCTTTATTGAGCAGTCTATTCATAACCTTGGCCGCACATTGGTACTCGGCGCGATTCTGGTGATTATCGTTCTAATGGCCTTTCTCTACGAATGGCGAGTTGCGTTAATTAGTGTTATCGCGATTCCCTTATCTTTGGTAGCCGCTGGTATTGTGTTGTGGTTGCTGGGCACAACGATAAACACCATGATTCTGGCGGGTTTATTAGTGGCGGTGGGTTCAGTGGTCGATGATGCGGTTATCGACGTTGAAAACATTGTGCGGCGCTTGCGACAGCATCAACAGCAGGGCGATAAGAAATCGGTAGCTCGCGTTATTGTTGATGCTTCAATGGAGGTTCGCCCGGCAATTATGCAAGCCACGCTCATAATTATTCTTGCTGTCGTACCCGTGTTTTTTATGGGCGGCTTGTCTGGCGCTTTTTTTGAGCCCTTAGCTTTTTCATTTTTACTCGCCATGCTGGCTTCGATGGTTGTTGCCATGACAGTGACGCCGGCGCTGTGCTACATGTTATTAAACCGAAAAGTACTGGAGCACAAAGAATCACCTCTCGTGCCCTGGTTAAAATCGAAATATGCCAATTTGCTTGCCGCTATCATTGCGGCACCGCGGCGCACTGCTGGCGTTACTTTTGCCATTGTACTCGCCGGCTTAGCTGTGATTCCATTTCTGGGTGAATCACTGCTACCAGAGTTTAAAGAACGTGACTTCCTAATGCACTGGGTGCCTGCGTCGGGCACTTCTTTGCCGGAAACCTTCCGTATAACGCAAGCGGCAAGCCGTGAGTTGCGGCAAATACCAGGCGTTAGAAATTTTGGTGCTCATATTGGACGCGCGGTCAGCGGCGACGAACCCTATGGTGTGCAATTTACAGAAAATTGGATAAGCGTAGACCCTAAAGTAGATTACGACGAAACGCGCGGCAAAATCGAAGCGGCTGTTGAAGGTTACCCAGGAATGCGTCGCGATGTTCAAACCTATCTGAAGGAGCGAATTCGCGAGGTGTTAACGGGTTCCGGCGACTCTATCGTTGTAAGGCTTTCCGGATCAGACATTCACAAGCTTACCGAAGTGGGTGATCAGGTTTATGAACAGCTGAGAGATATTCCTGGCTTTATAGATGTAAGTGTTGGCCAGCAAAAAACGATTCCCCAGCTTCAGGTTCGGGTTAATTTGGATAAAGCCGCTGCGGTCGGCTTAAAACCTGGAGAAGTGCGACGTGTGATTTCGACTTTAATGTCTGGCCAGGAGGTTACCGACATACATCGCAACGGCAAAGTCTATGACGTAGTGGTTTGGTCGCCTGTCGAGGTTAGAAATAATCCCGATAAAATCGGTGATTTAATGGTTGATACGCCCTACGGTGGACGCGTGCGTTTAAGAGATATTGCGGAATTGAAACTAGTACCGGGCTTGGGGGCTATCAAGCGGGAAAATGGATTTCGTCACCTCGATGTTAAAGGCAATGTCGTAGGACGAGGCCTTGGTGCTGTCGCAAGTGATGTCGCAGAGCGTTTGGCGACTGTTCAATTTCCTGAAGGTTATCACCCGGAAATCCTGGGAGAATATAAGGAGAGACAGGTGGCGCGGCGAAATTTGCTGATGGCTTCTCTGTTTGTAACTTTGGCGATTCTTCTAATACTGAACTCCACATTCAGAAATTTCCGTTTGGCTCTTATGGTGTACCTTTCACTTCCCGCTGCGCTGGTTGGTGCCTTGTTAGCAATTTTCCTGGGCGACCGAATGATTTCTCTCGGCGCTTTGGTGGGCATTATTACAATTCTCGGAATCGCTGCACGCAATGGTATTTTACTGATTCAACATTATCGCTATATCGAAAAAGAAGAGTTTGAACCTTTCGGAATAGATCTGGTAATGCGTGGTGCCAGTGAACGGTTGTCACCAATTTTAATGACAACGCTCTGTACCGCATTGGCGCTGTTTCCTCTGGTGATTGCAGGGAGTATTCCCGGGCACGAAATAGAACATCCAATGGCAGTAGTCATTCTCGGCGGTCTGCTTACATCGACTTCGCTCACCTTATTTATTGTGCCGCTTTTGTATTTGAAGTTTGGTCGCACGGAAGCAAAAGCCGCCATTGATTTACGGAAATTATCTGCAGCAGCTACAGGCGTTTAA
- a CDS encoding Cu/Ag efflux pump CusA codes for MFSWLIATSMQLRGLIIGLAAAVVIFGALSIREMPLDVFPEFSAPVVEIQTEALGLSAEEVESLVTLNIEELLSGVPWVTSMRSESIMGLSSIKLTFERGTDLMKARQMISERLTLAYALPNISQPPNVLQPISTTNRFMMVGVSSDTIEETQLSILAKWVIEPRLLSVKGVSKVAVWGLRPRELQVRIDPDRLRDAKLVQTDIFEAAGNSLWVTPLSFLRGSSPGTGGFIDNHNQRLGVHHKMPIFTPEDMAKVAVAPQHLLMTGKKMTLGDVANVTYGHAPLIGDALLNNGKGLMFVIDKLPSANTVEVTKAIDSALADLKLGLPGVEINSSIFRLSSYIDESMANLAKATIIGSILMAVVLGLLLFSWRATVISLITIPVAVVVAVSIMHLAGATLNTMLIAGLFVALGIVIGDAILDVDRIMKQASEDATEGLQTTSANVIYHAVLKTKNITIFAVLAVALAVTPMFFLGGAVGAFLKPLASVYLLAILASFLVGIILTPALGVFLLKRSGSSATTSPLLSVSQAGYHKLLQGALRTPFVPVAVGAGAIIIGLALWPLAGHSLLPSFKEQNVIVDWSTAPGTSLKETSRIVSRVSDELRALPGVAEVNAHVGRAMRGDQIVGVNDSQIWVKIAATANYDKTIGSIQEVIKGYPGVDTGVHMFLRNTIGKVITGEDAPLVVRIFGQDRDVLREQAERVQQTLKGIDDIEQVRIVGQKTEPQVSVRVNLDAAAAANVKPGDIRRAASTIFSGINVGFLFEDQKLFDVTVWGSSDIRNSISDLEDVLIEKSDRHYVRLGDVASVSVDSTPVVINHESISPYIDVAAGIAGTNLKGVSAKVQQALREMEFPLEYHPKVLGEFAERQGVEQRVTSLVLAALIGIFLLMQACFHSWRLATIGFTVIPAAAAGGMAAVMIVGGGAVTLGSIVGLLALIGIAARYSILLISGYQQSQLAGSAMENTVAITSDTFASIFKTSTVMIAALLPLALLGKIAGLEIIQPSALVIIGGVVTSSLYVLLSVPACYLIFASDVEKESELNLEFIDQALKEDFRLVMEREQLQKEARLNAAHT; via the coding sequence ATGTTTAGCTGGCTAATCGCAACAAGCATGCAGCTACGAGGCCTGATTATTGGTCTTGCGGCTGCAGTCGTTATATTCGGAGCGCTCTCAATCAGAGAAATGCCGTTGGATGTATTTCCGGAATTCAGTGCACCAGTTGTCGAAATTCAAACAGAGGCACTGGGTCTTTCGGCGGAAGAGGTTGAAAGCCTGGTGACCTTAAATATTGAGGAATTACTCAGCGGTGTACCCTGGGTAACGTCTATGAGATCTGAATCTATTATGGGTCTGTCTTCGATTAAACTTACTTTTGAGCGCGGCACTGATTTGATGAAGGCACGCCAGATGATTAGTGAGCGTTTGACACTCGCTTATGCACTCCCGAATATTTCCCAGCCGCCCAACGTACTACAACCAATATCCACCACAAACCGTTTTATGATGGTTGGCGTTTCCTCCGATACCATTGAAGAAACACAGCTGTCCATTCTTGCTAAATGGGTGATTGAGCCGCGTTTGTTAAGTGTTAAAGGTGTTTCCAAAGTGGCTGTGTGGGGCTTGCGTCCCCGCGAGCTCCAGGTGCGTATCGATCCCGATCGTTTACGCGATGCAAAACTTGTTCAGACCGATATTTTCGAAGCTGCGGGTAATTCTTTGTGGGTTACCCCCCTCTCTTTTTTGAGAGGTTCTTCACCGGGTACTGGCGGCTTTATTGACAATCACAACCAGCGTTTAGGCGTACACCATAAGATGCCGATTTTTACACCGGAGGATATGGCAAAAGTGGCCGTGGCTCCCCAACACCTGTTGATGACCGGTAAAAAAATGACGCTTGGTGATGTTGCAAACGTAACTTATGGTCATGCTCCGTTAATTGGCGATGCACTGCTAAACAACGGCAAAGGTCTAATGTTTGTAATTGACAAGTTACCCTCGGCCAATACCGTGGAAGTAACCAAGGCGATAGACAGTGCGCTCGCAGACCTTAAGTTGGGTTTGCCGGGTGTAGAGATAAACTCAAGCATATTCCGTTTGTCATCCTATATCGATGAATCAATGGCCAATCTGGCCAAAGCAACAATAATTGGTTCAATATTAATGGCAGTGGTGCTTGGATTGCTGTTGTTTAGCTGGCGAGCAACGGTTATCAGTTTAATTACTATTCCGGTAGCGGTAGTTGTTGCCGTTTCCATCATGCATTTGGCGGGCGCGACTTTAAACACCATGTTAATTGCTGGACTTTTCGTGGCATTGGGTATTGTTATTGGTGATGCGATCCTGGATGTTGACCGCATAATGAAACAAGCCAGCGAAGATGCCACCGAGGGTTTGCAAACGACGTCTGCTAATGTCATTTATCATGCAGTGTTAAAAACAAAAAATATTACTATTTTTGCGGTACTCGCTGTTGCCTTGGCGGTGACCCCAATGTTCTTTTTGGGTGGCGCAGTGGGAGCGTTTCTGAAACCTCTTGCCAGCGTTTATCTGCTTGCTATTCTTGCTTCATTTCTGGTGGGGATTATTTTAACACCGGCTCTGGGCGTATTCCTGCTTAAGCGATCGGGTTCCAGCGCTACCACATCACCACTGCTGAGCGTTTCGCAAGCTGGATATCACAAGCTCCTGCAAGGTGCATTACGTACGCCGTTTGTGCCGGTAGCTGTTGGTGCGGGAGCGATAATTATTGGCTTGGCGTTGTGGCCGCTCGCGGGCCATTCCTTGTTGCCTTCCTTTAAAGAGCAGAACGTCATTGTTGATTGGTCCACTGCCCCAGGTACTTCACTTAAGGAAACCAGCCGTATAGTCAGTAGAGTCAGTGATGAACTTCGTGCATTACCCGGAGTGGCAGAGGTGAACGCGCATGTGGGGCGAGCAATGCGTGGCGATCAAATTGTTGGCGTTAATGACAGCCAGATTTGGGTGAAAATCGCAGCGACGGCCAATTACGATAAAACCATTGGCAGTATTCAAGAGGTAATAAAAGGCTACCCCGGTGTGGACACCGGTGTTCATATGTTCTTACGCAATACGATCGGTAAAGTTATTACTGGCGAAGATGCACCACTGGTAGTGCGAATATTTGGTCAGGATCGCGACGTATTACGAGAGCAAGCCGAACGAGTTCAGCAAACCTTAAAAGGCATTGATGATATTGAACAGGTGCGCATTGTTGGTCAGAAAACTGAGCCTCAAGTGAGTGTGCGTGTCAATCTTGACGCCGCCGCAGCAGCCAATGTTAAACCGGGTGATATACGTCGTGCGGCATCAACGATTTTTTCGGGGATCAATGTCGGGTTTTTATTTGAGGATCAAAAACTGTTTGATGTCACAGTGTGGGGTTCTTCGGATATTCGCAACAGCATTAGTGATCTCGAAGATGTATTAATCGAAAAATCCGACCGTCATTATGTTCGTTTAGGTGATGTCGCGAGTGTGAGTGTCGACTCTACGCCAGTGGTGATTAATCACGAGTCGATATCGCCCTATATTGATGTGGCAGCGGGAATTGCCGGAACCAATCTGAAAGGTGTTTCTGCCAAAGTTCAGCAAGCTCTGCGCGAAATGGAATTTCCACTCGAATACCATCCCAAAGTTCTGGGTGAATTTGCTGAACGACAGGGCGTTGAACAGCGTGTAACAAGCCTGGTGCTTGCCGCGCTTATTGGTATTTTTCTGTTGATGCAGGCCTGCTTCCACAGCTGGCGTTTGGCCACCATTGGATTTACCGTCATACCCGCTGCAGCGGCTGGGGGTATGGCCGCAGTCATGATTGTTGGTGGCGGCGCAGTAACGCTGGGTTCTATTGTGGGTCTTCTGGCGCTTATCGGAATCGCTGCACGTTACAGTATTCTGTTAATCAGCGGTTATCAGCAATCTCAACTGGCCGGTTCTGCTATGGAAAATACTGTCGCGATCACCAGTGACACCTTTGCATCTATTTTTAAAACGAGTACCGTGATGATCGCTGCGCTGTTACCACTGGCCTTACTGGGAAAAATTGCCGGTCTGGAAATAATTCAGCCCAGCGCGCTTGTCATTATCGGCGGTGTTGTGACTTCTTCACTCTATGTCTTGTTAAGCGTGCCAGCATGCTACCTTATTTTTGCTTCAGATGTTGAAAAAGAATCTGAACTGAATTTGGAGTTTATCGATCAGGCGCTAAAAGAAGATTTTCGTTTGGTAATGGAGCGAGAGCAATTGCAGAAGGAAGCGCGTCTGAATGCAGCACATACTTAA
- a CDS encoding cellulose or protein binding domain-containing protein yields MRFSKKLRRHIAALSLSAPLFVCAGFTAPVYALTEQAHNWQNVRIDGGGFVPGIIFNQSEPNLIYARTDIGGAYRWNESTQSWVPIMDWVGWDNWGWNGILSMATDPVDPDRVYAAVGMYTNSWDPNNGAIARSSDRGETWEVTVLPFKIGGNMPGRGMGERLRIDPNDNSTIYFGAELGMGLWRSTDYGVSWSEVSNFPNPGNYVQDPSDTNDYLNRNQGVVWVAFDNNSGTPGSGSQHIFVGVADKDDCLYESLDGGVTWQPVAGAPTGYIPKKGVVDYENGFLYIATSDTGGPYDGAEGEVWKYNIATGEWLDITPMTIASGDLYFGYSGLTIDRQNPETLMVASVNSWWPDMILFRTTDGGATWTRIWDWDGYPSRSKRYTLDISETPWLHMGDNPQPPEETPKLGWMNESVEIDPFDSDRFMYGTGATIFGADDLTNWDIGGTVSIRTMVKGLEETAVLDLASPPQGAHLFSALGDIGGFKHDDLSVVPDLMYQAPNFGTTTSIDFAELDPGIMVRVGHPVGDVPDNFVYIGISTSSGDAWWQGSNAGSPSSGGTVALASDGGTIVWSPGGSSVNYSTTFGSSWSASQGVPAEAKVEADRVNPQWFYAYSGSTFYYSRDGGASFTASSASGLPQNGHLQFKAVPGYEGHIWLAGGEIDENDTTLSHGLWRSTDGGETFTQLSLVEEGDNVAFGKPADGTSYPAIYLVAQVDGVRGVFRSDDEGASWVRINDDAHQFGNMGEALAGDPRVYGRVYLGTNGRGIVMAEPAGAVSSSSSSSSSSSSSSSSSSSSSSSSSSGAGSTSSSSSSSSSSSSSSSSSSSSSNSSSSSSSSSSSSSSSSGGICEQVCNWYGSNYAVCTGQDTGWGWENNQSCIGATTCNDQWGAGGVVDSCGGSSSSSSSSSSNSSSSSSSSSSSSSSSSSSSSSSNSSSNSSSSSSSSSSSSSSGGTSTGSCEYSINDDWGQGFTASIKVTNNGTSAVSAWTVAWEYTSDTQITNSWSASVTGSNPYQAENMSWNGSLQPGQSVSFGFQGTKPMGTAEIPQLTGSLCE; encoded by the coding sequence AGATTCTCGAAAAAGTTGCGCAGGCATATCGCCGCGTTAAGTTTGAGCGCGCCGCTGTTTGTGTGCGCAGGGTTTACAGCACCCGTCTATGCCTTAACAGAGCAGGCACATAACTGGCAAAACGTGCGCATTGACGGCGGCGGTTTTGTGCCAGGCATTATTTTTAACCAATCAGAACCCAATCTTATCTATGCGCGCACCGATATAGGCGGTGCCTATCGCTGGAATGAAAGTACACAAAGTTGGGTGCCCATTATGGATTGGGTCGGGTGGGACAACTGGGGTTGGAATGGCATATTGAGTATGGCAACCGACCCTGTCGACCCCGATCGCGTTTACGCCGCCGTAGGTATGTACACCAACAGTTGGGACCCAAACAACGGCGCGATAGCGCGTTCAAGCGACCGTGGTGAAACCTGGGAAGTCACCGTGCTTCCTTTTAAAATTGGTGGCAATATGCCCGGCCGGGGAATGGGCGAACGCCTGCGTATCGACCCCAACGACAACAGTACCATTTACTTCGGTGCCGAATTGGGGATGGGTTTGTGGCGCAGTACGGATTACGGTGTAAGCTGGAGTGAGGTAAGCAACTTCCCCAACCCCGGTAATTACGTTCAAGACCCTAGCGATACCAACGATTACCTCAATCGCAATCAGGGTGTGGTCTGGGTTGCGTTTGATAACAACAGTGGTACACCTGGCAGTGGCTCGCAACATATATTTGTGGGGGTCGCCGACAAAGACGACTGCCTCTATGAAAGTCTTGATGGCGGCGTCACGTGGCAGCCGGTCGCTGGTGCACCAACCGGTTATATCCCTAAAAAGGGCGTAGTGGATTACGAAAATGGCTTCCTCTACATCGCCACCAGCGATACCGGCGGCCCCTACGATGGTGCCGAAGGTGAGGTATGGAAATACAATATCGCCACCGGTGAATGGCTCGACATTACCCCGATGACCATCGCCAGCGGCGATCTCTATTTTGGATACAGCGGCCTCACGATTGACCGTCAGAATCCCGAAACTCTCATGGTCGCTTCGGTAAATTCCTGGTGGCCCGATATGATCTTATTCCGCACCACGGATGGTGGCGCCACCTGGACACGTATTTGGGACTGGGATGGCTACCCCAGTCGCAGCAAACGTTACACCCTGGATATTTCCGAAACACCATGGTTGCACATGGGTGATAACCCGCAACCGCCGGAAGAAACCCCAAAACTTGGCTGGATGAATGAATCGGTGGAAATCGACCCCTTCGATTCCGATCGCTTTATGTACGGCACTGGAGCCACCATATTCGGCGCGGATGATCTTACCAACTGGGACATCGGCGGCACCGTCAGTATTCGAACCATGGTGAAAGGGCTTGAAGAAACCGCGGTGCTGGACTTGGCTTCACCGCCACAGGGAGCTCATCTGTTTTCAGCGCTGGGCGATATTGGCGGTTTTAAACACGATGACCTCAGTGTTGTGCCCGACTTGATGTACCAGGCACCCAATTTTGGCACAACCACCAGTATCGATTTCGCCGAACTTGACCCAGGCATTATGGTCCGTGTCGGTCATCCGGTAGGTGATGTGCCCGATAACTTTGTGTACATCGGTATTTCCACCTCATCCGGCGATGCCTGGTGGCAGGGTTCCAACGCGGGCTCGCCAAGCAGCGGTGGTACGGTAGCGCTCGCCTCGGATGGCGGCACCATTGTTTGGAGCCCGGGCGGTTCAAGCGTTAACTACTCAACCACTTTTGGATCTTCCTGGTCTGCCTCACAAGGTGTACCAGCTGAAGCAAAGGTTGAAGCAGACCGAGTGAATCCGCAGTGGTTTTACGCCTACAGCGGAAGTACTTTCTATTATTCCCGCGACGGCGGTGCCAGCTTTACGGCCTCTTCCGCGAGTGGTTTACCACAAAATGGACACCTTCAATTTAAAGCCGTGCCTGGCTATGAAGGCCATATCTGGTTGGCCGGTGGCGAAATCGACGAAAACGATACAACGCTCAGCCATGGCCTATGGCGCAGTACCGACGGCGGTGAAACCTTTACCCAACTGTCGCTGGTTGAAGAAGGCGACAATGTCGCATTTGGTAAACCCGCAGACGGCACCAGCTACCCGGCTATCTATTTGGTTGCGCAGGTAGACGGCGTGCGCGGTGTGTTCCGCTCAGATGACGAAGGGGCAAGTTGGGTACGGATTAACGACGATGCCCACCAATTTGGCAATATGGGTGAAGCGCTCGCTGGCGACCCCCGCGTTTATGGTCGAGTTTATCTGGGCACCAACGGTCGTGGTATCGTGATGGCAGAACCTGCCGGTGCAGTCAGCTCGAGCAGCTCTTCTTCCAGCAGCAGTTCATCGAGCAGTTCATCCAGTTCTTCGAGCAGTTCCAGTTCATCAAGTGGTGCCGGTAGTACATCATCGAGTTCGAGCAGCTCCAGTTCTTCGAGTAGCTCTAGTTCCTCAAGCAGCAGTTCTTCAAACAGCAGCTCTTCGAGCAGTTCTAGCAGCAGTTCAAGTTCATCGAGCTCTGGCGGTATCTGCGAACAAGTATGTAACTGGTATGGCAGCAATTACGCGGTTTGTACCGGCCAGGACACCGGTTGGGGTTGGGAGAACAATCAAAGCTGCATTGGAGCAACAACATGTAATGATCAATGGGGCGCTGGTGGCGTCGTTGATAGCTGTGGTGGCAGTTCCAGCTCGTCCAGCTCGAGTTCATCGAACTCTAGTTCATCAAGCAGCTCGTCGAGCTCCAGTTCCTCTAGCAGTAGCTCTTCAAGTTCCAGCAGTAACTCCAGTTCAAATAGCAGTTCTTCGAGCAGTTCGTCCAGCAGCTCTTCCAGCTCTGGTGGCACAAGTACCGGCAGTTGTGAGTACAGCATTAACGACGATTGGGGCCAGGGTTTTACCGCATCCATTAAAGTCACTAATAACGGTACCAGTGCGGTAAGTGCATGGACAGTGGCCTGGGAATACACCAGCGATACTCAAATTACCAATAGCTGGAGTGCCAGTGTGACAGGTAGCAACCCCTACCAGGCAGAGAACATGAGCTGGAATGGCAGCCTCCAACCGGGTCAATCGGTAAGTTTTGGTTTCCAAGGCACAAAGCCCATGGGTACGGCTGAAATACCGCAACTCACCGGATCGCTTTGCGAATGA
- a CDS encoding alginate production protein, with protein sequence MQHILKLSFVSLLPFCVDALGAVGGGSTTNSTIPQPVNEVYRPKIESISVPSQNSGVLKGDFSLPRQSQKGLKPELQLAQFSIPSKTAQTKEGKPVQVKTWLPYQYSYGSESEAVYLSNSDLNDDQKDDLGLLIPELNAEITYRPVRWFETTVQVRMAKVFVVIDDNNGYFPGEDAEEINRKISFVFDQAYVKFTDFAGPLELSLGRKNFEDQRHWLYDTSLDTVMVGFKTGYFRTELGVSREFLYDLDLISEEEEGTIDNFLAETYYRGIEDHWISGYFLARDDTSGDEGEPRLMGIRGGGNPTRAVSYWLESGITGGHDEEGKELNGFGFDIGVNYKFSNKFYPNFTLSYAYGSGDDNDEDDKNSNFRQSGLESNEARFSGVSEFKVYGEFLDPELSNLQIFTVGAGFFPSNSATIDFVFHHYTLNAYADELRNSTTTAVIKSGDKRSKMLGTAFDIILGSRKTFGIKRLGIDFRLGWFFPGDAFQIESEDGEFRSADPGTAINCKFWW encoded by the coding sequence ATGCAGCACATACTTAAATTATCTTTTGTAAGTCTATTACCGTTTTGTGTAGATGCTTTGGGTGCTGTTGGTGGTGGAAGTACCACCAACAGCACAATCCCTCAACCAGTTAATGAAGTGTACCGCCCTAAAATTGAGAGTATTTCGGTGCCGTCTCAAAATAGTGGCGTGTTGAAAGGTGACTTTTCTCTGCCGCGGCAATCCCAAAAGGGTTTGAAACCTGAACTACAGCTAGCACAGTTCAGTATTCCCAGTAAAACTGCGCAAACAAAAGAGGGTAAGCCTGTTCAGGTAAAAACCTGGTTACCGTATCAATACAGTTATGGCAGTGAGTCTGAAGCCGTTTACTTAAGCAACAGCGATCTTAATGACGACCAGAAAGATGATCTTGGCCTTTTGATTCCCGAGCTAAATGCTGAAATAACCTATCGCCCGGTACGTTGGTTTGAAACAACGGTTCAGGTTCGCATGGCAAAGGTGTTTGTGGTTATCGATGATAACAACGGTTACTTCCCCGGTGAAGATGCCGAAGAAATTAACCGTAAAATTAGTTTTGTATTCGATCAAGCCTATGTGAAATTCACGGATTTTGCCGGCCCGTTAGAGTTAAGCTTAGGCCGAAAAAATTTCGAAGACCAGCGCCATTGGCTTTACGATACTTCGCTCGATACCGTAATGGTGGGCTTTAAAACAGGATATTTTCGTACCGAGTTGGGTGTTTCTCGGGAATTCCTGTACGACTTGGATCTGATTAGTGAGGAAGAGGAAGGAACTATCGATAACTTTCTCGCCGAAACCTATTATCGAGGCATCGAGGACCACTGGATTTCCGGTTATTTTCTTGCGAGAGACGACACCAGCGGTGATGAAGGCGAGCCCCGCTTAATGGGGATTCGAGGCGGCGGTAACCCAACACGCGCGGTGAGCTATTGGTTGGAAAGCGGTATAACTGGTGGGCACGACGAAGAAGGCAAAGAATTAAACGGATTCGGATTTGATATAGGTGTTAACTATAAGTTTAGTAATAAGTTTTATCCAAACTTTACCCTGAGTTACGCATATGGATCGGGCGATGACAACGATGAAGACGACAAAAATAGTAATTTTCGCCAATCCGGTTTGGAAAGTAATGAAGCGAGGTTCTCTGGGGTTTCCGAATTCAAGGTTTACGGTGAATTTCTAGATCCAGAGTTAAGCAACTTACAGATATTTACGGTTGGAGCGGGTTTTTTCCCATCAAACAGTGCCACGATCGATTTTGTTTTTCATCACTATACCTTGAACGCCTATGCTGATGAGTTACGTAATTCGACAACAACTGCGGTTATTAAAAGTGGCGATAAACGCAGTAAAATGCTGGGTACCGCATTTGATATTATTCTTGGTTCCCGGAAAACATTCGGAATTAAACGTTTGGGTATTGATTTTCGGTTGGGATGGTTTTTCCCGGGTGATGCCTTTCAAATAGAATCCGAAGACGGAGAGTTTCGCAGTGCTGACCCTGGCACTGCGATAAATTGCAAATTTTGGTGGTAA